A stretch of Oreochromis aureus strain Israel breed Guangdong linkage group 11, ZZ_aureus, whole genome shotgun sequence DNA encodes these proteins:
- the LOC120442580 gene encoding myelin-associated glycoprotein produces MQADTVFLVCPLIFATLWRGVQAVSPVPSVPDRVQALVGTCVVIPCSFTPHPIRGRKQRVDVRLRFRGGGTFFPLQSTAFNSQDKGQVSRDFQGRASLFGKIADGDCSVKIERIREDDPQVFEISLKTVGDSLWGKPRSFNLDRIYTPEAPVISGIMSATEGQLVTLNCSVNYHCPSRLPDLQWRWERGAQKNITEPGEVTTLYPDPHRKILLASLTFTVTHQVKSKLRCQVIFPGPKTLSTLKDLHVTFPPKDVKIQVQTLTVKEGGNALLMCSCKADPPATEYHWSYSQHGRTVHLHQRTHTVRLYNVTRDMRVQCTAQNLIGRGESRPTTLNIQYKPAIIQLSSTCTVEDSEVVCQCSVDSNPKPAITWSINGSVPPQDYNVSVTSEPSVLTAILRGQMEKPQKVICFAFNALGNDSLVLLQGEEETAFFLWLILPAVTVVLVIFLLALLVYYCKKRARKHILRRHPTMYPGGLEIYQDRMPLYINCTEVTHVYTNGSYQLVYQNCTPLFVRTKQIRPVGRRGGERRRPGPGGGINQQAGQEVRGVREVQGTAVEDAETGIYLEIL; encoded by the exons ATGCAGGCCGACACCGTCTTCCTTGTGTGTCCCCTGATTTTTG caacattgtgGAGGGGGGTGCAGGCCGTCTCTCCTGTACCCTCAGTCCCTGACCGTGTCCAGGCTCTGGTGGGCACCTGTGTGGTTATTCCCTGCTCCTTTACGCCTCATCCTATCAGGGGTAGGAAGCAGAGAGTGGATGTGCGGCTAAGGTTCAGAGGTGGTggcactttttttcctcttcagagCACTGCTTTTAACAGCCAGGACAAAGGCCAAGTGAGCAGGGATTTCCAAGGCAGAGCATCCCTCTTTGGCAAAATCGCAGATGGCGACTGCTCAGTGAAAATCGAAAGGATCAGGGAGGATGACCCCCAGGTGTTTGAAATTTCTCTGAAGACAGTGGGCGACTCACTCTGGGGGAAGCCAAGGAGCTTCAATCTGGACCGTATTT ACACCCCTGAAGCTCCTGTCATCAGTGGCATCATGTCAGCCACAGAAGGACAACTGGTCACCCTGAACTGCTCTGTCAACTACCACTGCCCCTCCAGACTGCCTGATCTGCAGTGGAGGTGGGAGCGAGGAGCCCAGAAGAACATAACTGAACCTGGGGAAGTAACGACACTCTACCCAGATCCCCACAGGAAGATTTTACTGGCCTCTTTGACCTTCACTGTAACACACCAGGTGAAGTCCAAGCTCAGGTGTCAGGTCATCTTCCCAGGCCCTAAAACACTATCCACTTTGAAGGACCTACATGTGACGT TTCCTCCGAAAGATGTGAAGATTCAAGTCCAGACCCTGACAGTGAAGGAGGGGGGCAATGCACTGCTGATGTGCTCATGTAAGGCTGACCCTCCAGCAACAGAGTACCACTGGTCCTATAGTCAACATGGCCGCACTGTGCACCTCCATCAGCGAACGCACACAGTCCGGCTGTACAACGTGACTCGAGATATGAGGGTCCAGTGCACAGCTCAGAACCTGATTGGCCGAGGAGAATCTCGGCCCACAACTCTTAATATACAAT ATAAGCCAGCCATCATCCAGCTCTCCTCCACCTGTACTGTAGAGGATTCAGAGGTCGTGTGCCAGTGTTCAGTCGACTCCAACCCCAAACCTGCAATCACCTGGAGCATTAATGGGTCTGTTCCACCTCAAGATTACAACGTGTCTGTAACATCAGAGCCCAGTGTGCTAACGGCTATTCTGAGAGGGCAGATGGAAAAACCTCAGAAGGtgatttgctttgctttcaaCGCTCTGGGAAACGACTCGCTGGTCTTGCTGCAGGGAGAAGAAG AGACAGCATTTTTCCTGTGGTTGATTTTACCTGCTGTCACCGTTGTCCTGGTCATATTCCTCCTGGCCCTTCTTGTCTACTACTGCAAAAAGAGAGCTAGAAA GCACATTCTAAGAAGACATCCCACCATGTACCCTGGAGGATTGGAAATTTATCAGGACAGGATGCCTCTTTATATAAACTGCACAGAAGTGACTCATGTTTACACCAATGGCAGCTACCAGCTTGTGTACCAGAACTGCACGCCTCTTTTTGTCCGCACTAAGCAG ATCCGTCCAGTGGGCAGGAGGGGTGGGGAGAGACGAAGACCTGGACCAGGTGGAGGAATTAACCAACAAGCTGGTCAGGAAGTCAGAGGTGTAAGAGAGGTGCAGGGTACAGCTGTGGAAGATGCAGAGACGGGCATCTACCTGGAGATTCTCTAA
- the xrcc1 gene encoding DNA repair protein XRCC1: MPEIKLKHVVSCSTEDSTHKADNLLSSDTYRKWKAARPGEKQISVILQFEKEEQVHSIDIGNEGSAFIEVLVGNSSAVRDQDYEVLLVTSSFMSPTESRSGTNMNRVRFFGPNQLQKSTAQEKWDKVKIVCSQPYSKNIAYGLAFVKFHSPPDKNDPPPTSSPKLTKLGQFRVKDESPSSGHSLQPGSLFFSRENATKSSTSLKASPQSEKISYAAAALQASGSSHSSGQASSSTSASPQPPAKRKFEFSKERQSAPGPPPSKKKSPSGSPEGKAATPKHKPSPVSTPSPSTAKASPVQKAADRKRESEPKTKQKAKSQEEQQVPFTRLMEGVVFVLSGFQNPFRGELREKALEMGAKYRPDWTPDATHLICAFANTPKYSQVKSAGGIIVRKDWVLDCHKRKQKISYKRYLMDGPESSSESEMEVDDESEEEMNTKTPQKKEKQVTAKKTPQKEEEDDEYAGSTDVDEPGGDDDESAVDTEDELQRVEEERKQKKAATEGTVVKDEDPYGGSTDENTDAEAEEDHPIPELPDFLSGKHFFLYGKFPNNDRRLLLRYIVAFNGVIEDYMTEKVQFVVTSEGWHDSFEDALMENTNLNFVKPDWIYAISARQKMLPYQPYTVVP; this comes from the exons ATGCCAGAAATCAAACTCAAGCACGTCGTGTCGTGCAGCACCGAGGACTCT acacacaaggcAGACAACCTGCTGAGCTCTGACACGTACAGAAAATGGAAAGCAGCCAGACCCGGGGAGAAGCAGATATCAGTCATTctgcag TTTGAAAAGGAAGAGCAGGTGCACAGCATTGATATTGGAAATGAAGGTTCAGCTTTCATTGAGGTGTTGGTGGGGAATTCTTCAGCTGTCAGAGATCAGGACTATGAG GTTCTCCTGGTTACGTCTTCCTTCATGTCCCCCACGGAGAGCCGCAGTGGCACCAACATGAACCGTGTGCGTTTCTTTGGGCCCAACCAGCTGCAGAAGAGCACAGCTCAGGAGAAGTGGGACAAAGTGAAAATTGTGTGTAGCCAGCCATACAGCAAG AATATTGCATATGGGCTTGCCTTTGTTAAGTTTCATTCACCACCTGACAAAAACGATCCTCCTCCAACTTCCTCCCCA AAACTGACAAAGCTGGGACAGTTCAGGGTGAAGGATGAGTCTCCTTCATCCGGGCACAGCCTTCAACCTGGCAGTCTCTTCTTCAGTCGGGAGAACGCTACAAAGTCCAGCACTTCACTCAAAG CGTCTCCTCAGAGTGAGAAGATAAGCTACGCTGCTGCCGCTCTGCAAGCAAGCGGCAGCTCCCACTCATCAGGCCAGGCCTCGTCTTCCACCTCTGCCTCACCACAG CCACCAGCAAAAAGAAAATTTGAATTCAGCAAAGAGCGACAGTCTGCCCCCGGCCCTCCTCCCTCGAAGAAAAAAAGTCCATCTGGTTCACCCGAGGGTAAAGCTGCAACCCCCAAACACAAGCCGAGTCCAGTCAGCACACCCAGCCCAAGCACGGCCAAAG CATCACCAGTTCAGAAAGCCGCTGACAGGAAGAGGGAGAGTGAgcctaaaactaaacagaaggcAAAATCCCAGGAAGAGCAGCAGGTCCCATTCACCCGGCTCATGGAGGGGGTGGTGTTTGTCCTCAGTGGATTTCAGAACCCCTTCAGAGGGGAGCTGAGGGAAAAAGCGCTGGAAATGGGAGCCAAGTATCGACCCGATTGGACGCCTGACGCCACACATCTTAT CTGTGCCTTCGCTAACACCCCCAAGTACAGCCAGGTGAAATCAGCGGGTGGAATCATCGTACGCAAGGATTGGGTGCTGGATTGCCACAAGAGGAAGCAGAAAATCTCCTACAAAAG gtATCTGATGGATGGACCCGAATCGAGCTCAGAGAGTGAAATGGAAGTGGACGACGAAAGCGAAGAGGAAATGAACACAAAg ACACcgcagaagaaagagaaacaagtCACGGCCAAAAAGACgccacagaaggaggaggaagatgatgagTATGCTGGCTCCACTGATGTGGATGAACCAG GAGGCGATGATGATGAATCTGCAGTGGACACAGAGGATGAGCTGCAGAG GGTggaagaggagagaaaacagaagaaagcagCAACAGAAGGAACGGTGGTGAAGGACGAGGATCCGTACGGGGGGTCGACGGATGAAAACACAGACGCTGAAGCTGAAGAGGATCATCCCATCCCCGAGCTCCCAG ATTTCTTAAGCGGAAAGCACTTTTTCCTCTATGGTAAATTCCCCAACAATGACAGACGACTGCTGTTACGATACATTGTTGCCTTTAATGG AGTGATCGAGGACTACATGACAGAGAAGGTGCAGTTCGTGGTGACCAGTGAAGGGTGGCACGACTCCTTTGAAGAC GCGCTGATGGAAAACACCAATCTGAACTTTGTCAAACCGGATTGGATTTATGCAATCAGTGCACGACAAAAGATGCTGCCCTATCAGCCCTACACCGTCGTCCCCTGA